Sequence from the Rhodopirellula halodulae genome:
TGAGCTTCGGGTGATCTTCGCTCAACTTCAGCGACTGCTCTTTGTATCGCACCTCCAAATCGTAGAGGGCTTGTCGCATGCCATCGCCCGTCGCTTTGGGGATCCCGCGAATGGTTTGTGTTTGAAGCGTTTCGGGTTGCTCGGCGATCTGGTTGACCAACTGATCACGCTCCGACTTGGTCGATGCCAATTGATGTTCCACATCCACCAAGTTGCTTTCAACTTGGCTGATCAACGACCTCAGTGCCGCCTGCGCGGATCCAATGTCGATGATGCCGCGTTCGGTTTTGGCTTCGCGAAGTTTCTCTTTGGCGGTGACGGCTCGCGCGTAGGCGCGGTCGGTTTGTTCTTCGAAGAACTTCAGCGAGCCGGAAGAACTGTGAGCCATCGCGTGGTGTTCACGGTATATCCTGATCAACGATTCCAGCAGATCGCGTGACAGAAACGGATCCTCGGTGCGAACTTCCAAGTCAATCGTGTAAGCGTCCTTGGCCATGAACAAACCGAGCGAATCTTGAAACGCCTTGATTGCCATCTCTTCCGCAATCTGGGTCTCGACCTCTTCCGCACTTAGATCTCCCATCGCTTTCGGCGCACCGCCTGGTAAATGCGAGGTGAGGTCTTCGATGGTCTGCGACAGCAAGCTGTGTGGTTCCAGGATTCGCTGCACGCCCACATCACGAACGACTTTCTGTGCGATGGCACGAGACTGCAACATTTCGCGGACACTATTAACCTGCGATGCGCGGCTGTCTTGCAGCGACACCGTCGGCGACAGGGTGGCGGTTGGATCCATCGATACCGCACCGCGGCCCAAGCGGATCAGAACTTGTCCGTAAGAATCAAATTTGGCCGGAATGAGGAAAACACCGACCACGAACAGAGGCAACAGGAAGATCGTCCACAGAATGACCGACCAGCGATGGCGCAGAATTGCGTTCCAAAGATCGGCCAACCTCAGAGGGCGAAAATGATCGGCTTCGGCGAAGGAGCGTTCATTCATGTCGCGGGACGAAATCGAAAACGGGTGACGGGCGAAACGACGAAGGTGACACTTGGACGAAGGACCAACGTCACTGCATCCAGCCAAGATGGATTCACCCCCGTCGAATCCGGTTTTCTCAGTCTAGTCGCAACGCCCGGAAACGAGAGGGGTTCCGATCGCCGGGGCAAGAAAAACGCTGCGAAACCGTGGTGGCGACATCATTTCGATGCCGCAAAGAACCATCGCAGTGGGCTTTTGAGCGGTCTGGATTGCTCAGTACAGACCTGCGCCGCCAGCGACCACTGATGCGGCAGATGATGCAACACACGAAATCGAGCGTGAATCTCGCTCGCGCTGGTCCGAACACGAGTTTCTGGGGGCGATCGGCGCATAAAAAAACCGACAGGCTGGATCCATCGATCCGACCTGCCGGTCCAATTCGGTCACAGTCACTCGGCGGCAAAAGTGAAGCCGCTGGGAGAAACGCGTGGATCTCGACGTGCTACTGCACAAGTCTTTGAGTGATCCAGGCGAACCCGAAAAAATGATCCCTCTGCCGGTGTTATGTGACTGCACCTAACAGATCTCACAAGATCTGCTGCGTGCATTTTAGGCTCAGTGGCCCATGCAGCAAGGTTGATCGACCAATTCCTCGCCGGATCTGATGCGAATCTTCCAAATTGTGAGGTTCACGCCAACCAAAATGGCTTCCCCAGCGGCGACGGTCACCTTTTCACTACCGAATCAAAAATTCGCGAAAACCGTCAACCAATTGTTCGCTGCGGCCCATCACCGTTCGGGCCAGCAAGAACAGCATGGTCACGGCGACGAACAATGCTCCCCATCCGCGACGTGGCGACGGGGCGGCGACTCCGCGGACTTGGACGCGCAACTGTCCCATCAAATGTGTCCAGAAACTGAGCGGCAGCATGGGTTCAAACGCCAGCACGCTGACGCTGTCCATTCCCTCGTGACCTTCGATCCGCAGGTGAGCGTTCATTTGTGGCAAGTGAACCTGTGCGTTCTTTTCGTCGCCAACGGTGGCGGAGTCGATCGCTTGTGCGGCACGTAGCAGGGCGGGATAGAGCTCCGTTCGCGTGCGACCGTACACCACCAATCGCGGTTCTCGCGTCAGCACAATCAGCCCGCACACCAAGACGTACAACAGCAGCAGAGGCAGCCAAACGTAAGGTCCCAAATAGATCGCCGAGGAGTTTGGGAAGAACAACTGCATCGGCCCAATGGCGACCATGCCCGAGACGGCAAAGAACACCGCCGCCAAGTCGCGGCCTCCGGTGGTGATCAACACGCGACCGGAGACTCGCACGAGAGCCAGCAACAACAGATAACCGATCAACGGCAAGAACGCGATCGTCAAGATAAACGGATCGATCATGACGCTGCTCCCTCACGACCGTTGCTGTCCGATGAGCCGTCATTGCCCGAGCCCGCTTGTGCGGAATCGGAGGCCGTCGGCTCCGTCGCGTCGCTCTCGGATCGCTTCTTCGTAGCCTTGACCGCATGTTTGTCGGGAACGGGTGTGGTGCCGACCAGAGCCAAAATGGTTTGTCCGGCGGCGGGCACCAGCGGCGCATCCACCGTGTTGATGTTCAACGCGCCTTCGGATGTGATGGCACACAGGACCGTTGGGACTTCGCCATACTTGTCTTGAAAATCGGCAAACGTGAAGGACTCGGTCAGCTTGGTCGTCTTCAGAGTGGCTCCCGCGGCGTGCATTTCTGACAACCGAGTGAACGTCAGTCCTTCGCCAAACAATTCGCGTCCCATCAAGTTCTTAGTCAACCCGCGACGCCCCGCCATGTTTTTGCTTTTGAACGTCAACTGATACAGCCGTGACGAATCAAACATCGTTCGGCATTCGCGAAGTGCCAATGAGTTGACTTCGTCATTGGGCGTCATGGCAAGCAACCGACCAATGCCCGACAGATCCAAATCTTCGCGAGCGTGCTCGTTCAAGATGTTTGCACACTCGGCTCTCAATCCGGCCATGCGAGCCTGGCTGACTTTGTTGTAGTTCGTATCGACCAGCAACACGGGGAAACCGGCTTCTTTCAACTCGTGAGCGAAGTCACGGACCCAGATATCAGCGCCAGCGATCAGAACACCGCGAGACGATTCGTCTGCGAGTTTCAGCAGTCGTGCCAGTGGCGCGGCGGCGATCCCGTACACAGCCACCGTGCCGATGATCACCAAGAACGTCACCGTCGCGAGTTGGTCTGCACCGGGGATGTTGAGGTCCGTGCGGCTTTCCATTGACAACGCAAACACGCTGCTGACCGCGGCCGCCACGATCCCGCGAGGAGCCAAACCGGCGATGAAGGTTTGTTCGCGATAGTTCAGCGGGCTCCGGAGCAACGAGATGTAAACGGAAAGCGGTCGGACAATGAAGATCAACGCGAGAATCAAGCCGATTCCGGGCATGCCGATCGTTGCCAGATCGCTCAGTTGAACTCGCGACCCCAGCACGATGAACAAGCAGCCGATCAGCAGCGTTCGTAAGTTCTCTTTGAGCTCGATGATGTGTTCGACGTCAAAGTGCTTTTGATTGGTCAGCCAAATGCCGAGAACGGTAACCACGATCAAACCGGATTCGTGAGCCACCATGTTGGCAAGCGCGAACAACAACAACGCCAATGAGAGGGCAGCCACGCCATGCAGGTGATCCGGCACCCAATAACGTCGCAGAGCTTGGGTCAGCAAGGCTCCGCCCAGGACACCCAATCCGACACCGATGGCGGTTGTGATCAACAATGATTTCAGGGCACCGGCCAGGTGAGGTGTCGATTGAGCCAACACCAACTCTTCGTACACCAACACCGCCAAGACCGCACCAATCGGGTCGATGACGATGCCTTCCCACTTAAGCGTCGACGCGACACGGCGGCTGGGTTTGACTTGCCGGAGCAAGGGGCCGATCACCGTCGGACCGGTCACCACCAAGATCGCTCCGAGAAGGAAGCTTAAATGCCAAACGAATCCAAGAATGAAATGGATGGCAAGCGTGTTCCCGATGAACGCTAGCAGTGCCCCGACGGTGCACAATCGCAGGGATGAGGACCCTGATTCGCGAAGCTCGCTCAGCTTCAGCGTCAGCCCGCCTTCGAACATGATGATCGCGACGGAAAGCGACACCAAAGGGAACAGGATATTGGGGCCGGCGGTTTCATCACCGCCCGTGAGTTGAGCCAACAGAGAATCCGGCTGCACCACAAAATGGCCCAGGCAGACACCAAACAACAGGAGCAACAGAATGCTGGGCAGTTTGGTACGCCACGCCAACCATTGGGCCGTCACACCAAGTGCGGGGACCAGGGCGAGATACAGCAAAAAATCCATGTGGCGGACGCGTCGACGAGTCAGAATCGGGATCAGGGACCGCCCACAGGATATCTGCCGCGAACCCAACGCGACAGCATAGGAGCCCGTCGATTCATTCGTCCCGGTTTATCCCGTGATGTGCAAACGTCCGCCGCCGTTGATCGACTTCGTTCAGAAAGAAGGCGTTGTCACGATCGGCTGGTCTTGAAACAGCTTGATCGATGGCAACGTGATTCCGCGTTTGCCGGCTTCGTATTTCAAAGCTCGCTCAAAGAACGGGAACGGGTAATGCTGATTTCGCCGGATCGCGTAACGCTCGACCGCAACGACCAAACGCAGGTCCAGTTTTCGGTCGTCGACCTTTTGAACGATGTTTCGCAGGTAGTCTTGCTGTGGCTGAGTCGTCGCGTGCAAACGGTTGACGAGTCGTTCGTAGAGACGAGCGGTGCTGTCTCCCTGACCGGACAGGTTGTTTGACGGAATGATCTGAGCTTGCGCGGCGGAAGCCGTCAGCAGACTGAGGCTGAACGTGGCGATTCCGACGGCGAGAGCGTTACGAAGCTGTCCCAACATGAGGCGACCAATTTTCGCGAAAGGTGTGATGGCAATTCGTTCCGTTGGGCTAGCAAAGATCTTCGGCCGGTCGCAACTTCAACTCGGAAGATTTTGTTCCACCGTTCGAAGTTGCATGGACACCCATTTGCCACTGGGCAATTCACGTTTGCCGATTTCGACGAAGTGTTGTCGCTCGTGAAACTGAAGCGACGGCACGTTGGCTGGTTCGCAATCGATCTCGGCCGCGATTTGCAATGCTCCCGTGTCGGTCGCTTCACGGTACAAACGTTCGTACAGGGAAGAGGCGACACCAAGTCCTCGCGCGCTCGCCGAGACCACCACTCGATCAACGTACAGAAAATGTCGTAGCCTCTGACTGAACCAACAGTAGTTCCCATTGTCATAGTCGACGCCTTCGGGCATCGCTAGCAGAAAGCCCACCACCGTTTGATGGTGCTCCGCCACCAAACAGAGACTGCAAAGCCGCTTGAGAACACGCAGGCGGTCAACGTCCATCGGACTGGTGAAAGCCACCGCGTCCGCGTTGAGCTGAACAACCATCTCGGAATCGCGAGTTTGCATCGCGCGAACAGTGAGGCTCAAGCGAAGCTCCAGGTTGGTGACGGTGTGAAAGTGAGCGGACAGGTTCGACGGGCCGGCGGAAGCTGAGGGCCAATCGAGCGAGTCATCACATCATCCGTACCGAAGGTGAAACTGTACAGGCTCCACTGGTCATCAGGTATGAATTCGCGTTCGCGTCAAACGAACGTCGACGTTTATCAAGCGTTGCGTGCGATGGTCTTGCACCAACAACCGGACCCAGCCACCTCGCCCTGAGTATCGCTGCAGAGCGTCGTCCAAATTCAAACGTCCGCCGGGACGATCACCGACTTGGTGCCCATTGACCGTCAGCAAACGATCGCCGGGTTCCAAACCAGCCCGCGCGGCCGGTGTCGATGCATGGACCTCGGTCAGCAACAGTCCGCGGTCGCCGTATTTACCGAAGACTCCGAGATACCAAATGCCAGGCGGATGGCGTTCACCGGGATGTGGCTCGACAAACAGCGGTGCCGCATCAACGGTTTTGTCGGGATCGCCATCAGCGACCTGAGCACCGTCATTCGTCGCACCATCCTTCACTGGTCCATTCTGAGTCGGTGGACCATTGCTCGGGGCATCCACATTTTTCGGCGGCAGATAAGTGGTGGCTGGCAAGAGCAGCAAGGCCAATGAAACGGACCAAAACCAAGAGAAGGAACCCATTTGTCGACCCTTTCCAAAAGAAGACCCGATCCAACAACACGTCCCAAAGCGAAACCCGACACACCAACGTCGCGTCTTCGCCGATTCAACTCTTCACCGATTCAATATTGTTCGGCTTGTCCACACCACAGGCAAGCGTGCCTCCAAACGGTACTGACTAGGCAACTTAAATTACAGCAAGGGAGTAATCACCACGAATGGATCCAAGGTAAGTATCCGACTCTGGATTTCGTGCCCGCCACTCAACCAAGTCAATTTGGATGGCACATCAGGCAAGACGAATCGTACCGAGCGTTGAGATGAGTCAACCAACTCAAAGTCATGGACTCGATAATATTGCGACGGATCACCGTTATCACCATCGGTAAGAAAATCGATGTATCGGAGAGCATTCAAATTGACACCTGAAACCGTGACCGTTTGTCCCGCTTGAATTGCCGTGATGCCGGATGGAAGAGTCATGGACGAGACTGGCGACTGGACTGCAATCAGAATGGGTGGCATTGGAATTTCGTTGCTTTGGCCACCACGACCAGTCAATTGCGCCGACCCCTCCAACTGGGATGGATCGACATCGCGAAAACGAGGTGATGACAAATCAAGCTTTATGGATCTTTGTTGAACGTCCTCCTGGGTCAACTCGATCATAAGTTGCCCCAATCGCAATCGATCTCCGACTTCCACCCCGTCGAAGTAGAAGGCGTCCGTCGATCTTCCAAGGTAGGGAACGATCTGTAGGTCCATTTCTGAACCCGCCAAACCCGGTCGGATCCAACCGGTTACCGCTTCGCGTGGTACTCGGAGTTCGTGGGTTGAGTCCGCAGGCACGTTGGAAGGACGTCTTAGATGGAGGCCATCGCCCATGGTCCATGTCGCAATGTCCTGTTGCCCGTATTTTCCAGGTTGACGACTGAAATAGATGTTGTCGCCGCTATTGATAAAGTCACCTGAGACGTTGATGACTTGACCGGCGTTGACGCTGGGACGGCTTGGGTCTGCCGGTGTGCCATGGTCGGCAGTCAGGTTGGAGATCGTCTCCACCAATGCGGGCGATTCAAAGAAGTCGAACGTGAATGCTCCCCAGTCCGATTCCAACCGCATTGGTCCTTTCGGAAGCTCGCTCAGGTTAAAAGCATTGAAACGCATGTTCGCTCGCGACCAAGACTGATCGCCCCAGTGCAGCGAGGTGTCTCGCAACTGCAGTAAGCCATTGGCTTGATCGCTCAAGAGGACTTCGAGTGTTTTGTCGAATGGAGCGATCTCATCGTCCGGTTGATTGAGCGACGCGCGGATGCCGTCGATCAGGGTTGGCGACAGCAGCCAATTTAGACTGGTGTCGCCTACCGGGCCAAACAACCAGAAATCGAAATTGGTGCGTGGCACATATGATTCGACGAGCACACCCTCCTCGACCTTGCCAATGACGTTTGGCGTTTTCGAGGGCACAGCACCGTTTAAGTTGTAAACGCGGCGATAGTACCAGGGGTCTCCTGGTTCGGCGTCATGATGGTCCGCTGCGGTGCGGTCCACCCACTGAATCAGTCTGAAATCTTCTGTTGCGGGCAACCCGGGATAAGTCAGATCACCGAGCAATGATGGTGGGTCGCCAATCCACCATGGCAAGATTGGAGGTGAGATTGCCGCCACGTCATTGCGTTCGAAACGAAGCACACCCTTGGTGACGCCCTCAGGCACTTGCAGTTCGATCGATCGCAGTTCATCTCGCTGGACATCCGGTCCAGGCTTGGAAGTTGCCGGTATGTCGTCGATGAACCAACGCATCGAACCGAGTTCGTTGCCGGCCAACAAAACGGTCGAACCCGCCTGACGCGAATCGCCTACCTGTGCAACGATCGTTGGGGCAATCTCCAAACGGAATGACCAATCACTCATTCGTCGAGTATTCGGTTCGCTTCCCCAAACGCGAAGCCGACCGGAGCGAGCGTTCAACGGCAAGTGGAAAGTGGCCCAGCCATCCGCATATTTGCCGGGCAAATCGATCACTCGTTCCGCAAGATTTCCATCGCTGTCCATCCACAATTGAAAGGACAAGTTGGCAGGTGCATCCTCCGAACCATTTCGACCATTGGGGGGACTCATCTGAAGCCGAACGAAGCTGCCGGCCAGCACGGTCCCTTCGTCAAGCTGGACGTAGTCGATCTGGCCGCCCACGCAAGGCTCGAATGAATCGACCGCTTCGATTTGCCATGATTCGCCGATCGGTTGTCGAAGTTGCGGCAGTTCCAGCTTCATTCGCCCGAAGTCATTTTCGATCACAATTTCTGATTGAACTCGCAGATTGGAGGCTGGCGAAAAACGCTCTTTCAACCGTGCGTTGATCATTCGCAGATGGCTGACCTCCATACCATCGACTGTCAAACGATAGGAATCACTGGTTCCGCTGATGATTATGTCACCGAGGCGGAGCGGAATCCGGTTCTCGGGTGGTATCGATGGCGAGGTGTTCCAACTGCCACTGCGATCAGGAAGACGAATTGAGGGGACATGTTGCAGTGGAAGGACCTGACCGGATTCTTGCAGCACTACTTTGACAACGGCGAGCTGCGATTCCGGGAAGATGTATTCGGCCCAGGTCCCGTCATCGCCAGTTCGATCCGGACGCAGAATGGAAGTCAGATCCGTTTCCCAGGGTTCCAAGCTCTCGGATATCCCGGAGTCATCGGGCTGCACTAGCAAAGTGGATCGCCACGAAAATCCTTCCCCTTCCAACCGAAAACGTTGGCCCGCATTGATTGAAGGTTGTGAAGGATCCGCCGGAGTTCCAAGTTCGGCTGTGACATCCAACCGCGACAGATCCGCCCGCGCGGTACGATTGTCGTCAACAAGACGGTCATAGCGAAACGAAGACAGTAACTGACGTGAGATCACGCTGCTGTCGTAAGGTGAAAGGTGATAAATCCAATCGCCGTTGATCAGCAATTTGTATGGGAAATCGAACTCGGGCTGTTCTGGCAACGCGGAATTCAGGTCGCCGGTTGGAACGGTTCCGATCGGCTCAAGCGTGTCGACGTCGAGGATCAAAGACACGCCAGTCCCCACCCAACTTTCCTCGCGGATGGCCAGCACCGATCCGGAGGGCGGCGTTTCGAGACCATCAAACAGTTCGATCTGACCTGCGATGGAATCCATCGGAATCACAATCAGGCTCTCAATCCAGTCACCCCCGGTTAATCCCAAATCATGAAACGGTGGCACATCGAAGACATCCGATAGTGACCGCGTCACCAACTGCTCGGCGGTTTCGAAATCAAACCGAACCAAGTTTGTCCCAGTGATCCCCAAGATCGACTTTCCCTCATCAATGGCGAACTCTTTGACGTGGGTTGGCAGCGACGCAAACCGTAGCGGTGCAATTTCGGAGACGCCATCAGAATTAGCGAACTGAACCGTTTGAAAGCCTGTGGTTGGCAGCGGAGCTCCCGAATAGAGAGGACTCCATGTTGCAACGTCCTCGCGGGTGATTGGAGTGGAATCAATTTCGTCTTCGCCCACGAATCGATACCGAAATGTCTCGAGTTCAGTGTCGATGCCGCCCAGGTGTTCATTTGACAGGCTCCATTTGCCCCTGCGGGCTACATCGGCGTCGAATTGGCTTACCGATGGAACCACACGAAGTGACGGTAATGCCTCCCGGTGGGGCTCGGTGACGGAGGATGTTGACCATGTCAACGGTCCGGTCACGATCTGGTCGTGCACCAACCACGAAATGATGCCAGTGCCAGGTTCAAGAAAGGCGTGTGACGATCGTCGTTCAACCACGAATGCGCCGCCGCGATGATAGCCTTGCGATACGATCAGGGGCGAACTTCTGGGGACATCGACTCGCACCCGAACGTATTGCCCTGGATTCACTGCGGGAACATCTGAGTCAAATGTCGATCCATGTTCCGGTCGCAAGGCCGACCATCCTTCCACGACCGACGCGGAGTATCGCGGATTGGGTTCCTGCCAATCGATTGTCATCGTGGTTTCCACCAACCGGGTGTTGCCGGCGATGTCCTCCAGATCGGCCTGCACCGACAAGATTGGTGGAGGCAGCTGATCGGGATTCGCGACGTTGATAGCGTTGATCGGAAACCGGAAACGAGTGCCGAAGGTGTTGGTGATTGTCTCCACCTCAGCCACTGTGTCGATGCGAAACGGTCCTGATACAAACTGGATGTCGAGTGATCGTAGGCTTTCCGGCGTGATCGAAGTTCCGTCCAGCACCGACACATCAATGTAACGAGCGGTTGGGGAAATCGTGCGTTCGACGAATAGTTGCGGTGCATCGCGGTCGCGAATGACGTCCAATTCACCGATGACCTGTCGATCCGACCACGTCGTGCCTGCAAATCCTTGGACGACCGTTAAGCGAGTCGGGAAAGTTGCACCGCCCGAGGATCTCACCAGGTAGGGCAAGTCATTGTCTGAGATTTCAAACTTGTTGTTCGTGACCCGAGACGAATGGACCAATCTGGATTGAAGCTGCCCATCGGTATCGATGCCGACGACGTGCAGGGTTCGCATCGATTCAGGAAGATCGGCCAGCCAACACACTGTGCCACGAAGGGCCAAATCGTTTGTGATCGAGTCGCGGTTGGTTCCTCCTCCCGTCGCCGAGTCATTGGCGAGTTCCAAAGGAGGCCGCACACCTGCATCCAACGCGTTGATGATCCGCAACGCATCTAAAGAAGTCAGGCGACCATCGACATGAACATCGCCGGCGGAACCGGGGGACACCACCACATCATCGTCTCCAATTTGGTTGATGATTTGGAGCGCGTCCAAGGCGGTGACGGTTTTGTCGCCACTGACATCCATCCTCCAATAGTCGGGGGCCGGTAAGCATGCGTCGGCCGCCAACAAACGCCGTGAATCCAATTGCTCGAAGCGCGGAGTTCTCGCTATTGAATTCTCATTTTTGTTCGTTCGTCTCTGTTGTCGATCTCGCATGGTCGCCAGTATGACACGCGGGACGCAAATCGCCGAACGGAAAACACATGAAAGTCGCGTTAGGTTCCACTGGGAACGCTATAGCCGAATAGTCAATTGAAACGGTCAATTGAGCGATGACGGATGAGAGACCGTTTGACGCAACATTGAGATCATTCGAGCGATGTTCAGTACATCCCGTTGTTGGGATCGTCGCGGGGGTCGCCGCACCAGCGGTTCATGGCTTCGAGCACTTCGTCTCGCTCGTGGGCGTTGGTCCACACCGAATCGTCGACGTCGAGTCGGATCTCGTAATAGCCTTCTCGCTGGCAGTCTTCTTCGCCGCAGAAGTGTGGCAGGTCCGCGATCCAGACGATCCGGTACAGCGGCACGTGTTTGTCGTCGACTTTGACGATCGGCGATGCCATGAGAGAATTCCTTGGGCGGTGTGAAAGAAAAAACGAGCTGCCAAGCGTTTGCAAGTTGCAGCGTGTGATCGCTCTTTGTCTCAGTTGAAGGAGTCTTTCGTCAAGCCAGTTCTCGACTGCGATTCGCCGACGCCTGCACGGCTTGGATCATCGCCCCGCGAACGGCGTTCCTTTCCAGCGTGCTCATGGCCGCGATGGTCGTGCCGCCGGGACTGCACACATTGTCTTTCAAAACGCCGGGATGTTCGCCCGTTTCGCGAACCATTTTGGCTGCGCCGAGCACCGTTTGCGTGGCCAATTGCAAAGCGGTGGCCCGTGGCAATCCGGCGGCGACGCCTCCATCAGCTAACGCCTCAATGATCAGAAAAACGTAGGCCGGGCCGGACCCGCTGACGCCGGTAACGGCATTCATTTGTGGCTCGGTGACTTGTGCGGCGATGCCGACGCTTTCCAGCATGGTCTTGACCAGCTCAATGTCGTCGTCATCGACGCCGTCCGCGGCACAGAAGCCGCTGGCACCCTCGCCGACCAAGCTGGGAGTGTTGGGCATCACTCGAACGACTCGGCGATGGCCGGCCTGCTCGGTCAACGAATCGAGACCAATTCCGGCGGCGATCGAGATGATCAGGCGATCGTTCCAGTCGGCCGAGTTGCCTTGCTCGTCTTGGACAGTCATGACCTCGGCGATGATGTGCGGCTTCACCGCCAACATCACCACCTTCGCAGACGCAACGGCCGCAACGGTGTCGGTCGTGGTTGTGCATCCTGGATGATTCTCGGTCCACCAAGTTCCCGTCGACGCGGTTTTGTGAACGACCGTCAACTCTTCGGCGTCCAGGCAACCGCTTTCGAGCATTCCGCCGACCAAGGCGCGAGCCATTTGTCCGCCGCCGATGACCGTCAATCCAGTGAGTTTCATTTCCAAAGTGACTTTTGAAGAAAGAGGTGAGAGCGACTCGGAAGGATGTCGTGCTTGTGCGAGAGGAGTGACTGCGACGCAAGAAGGCATCGCACTTCGCAAAGCAACGATCGCGGAAGGGCGAGCGGTTCGATGCACTCGCCTGGTGCACCGAATCAGAACATTCCGGGGGTGCGTTTTTCGACGTTCGAGAGCAACTGCATCAATGCCACTCGCAATTGTTTGACCCGCAGCGGCAGCGGCAACAAGACTCGGTTGGGGCCGCGTCGAGCCCGGCTGATGATGTGGCCTTGGCGCTGGTCCACCAGCAAGATGGCGGGAATCTCGGCGGTCTGTTCGTCGCTGACAAATTGGTTGTACGCTTCGAGTGCTTGGTTGCCCAGTTCGGCTGCACCGAAGATCACGCAATCTGCCGGACGTTCGATGGCGTCTTCGAAACGTGCCAACGCGCGACGCGGGTCTGCGATGATCAACACGCGATAGCCGCGAGCCTTCAAACGTTCGCGAACGGCGTTTTGTAAATTGGCTTTGGATTCCACCAACATCACCACGTAGCCTTCGCCTTCGTTGGTCACGACATGATCGTCA
This genomic interval carries:
- the proC gene encoding pyrroline-5-carboxylate reductase, with the translated sequence MKLTGLTVIGGGQMARALVGGMLESGCLDAEELTVVHKTASTGTWWTENHPGCTTTTDTVAAVASAKVVMLAVKPHIIAEVMTVQDEQGNSADWNDRLIISIAAGIGLDSLTEQAGHRRVVRVMPNTPSLVGEGASGFCAADGVDDDDIELVKTMLESVGIAAQVTEPQMNAVTGVSGSGPAYVFLIIEALADGGVAAGLPRATALQLATQTVLGAAKMVRETGEHPGVLKDNVCSPGGTTIAAMSTLERNAVRGAMIQAVQASANRSRELA
- a CDS encoding dockerin type I domain-containing protein, yielding MAADACLPAPDYWRMDVSGDKTVTALDALQIINQIGDDDVVVSPGSAGDVHVDGRLTSLDALRIINALDAGVRPPLELANDSATGGGTNRDSITNDLALRGTVCWLADLPESMRTLHVVGIDTDGQLQSRLVHSSRVTNNKFEISDNDLPYLVRSSGGATFPTRLTVVQGFAGTTWSDRQVIGELDVIRDRDAPQLFVERTISPTARYIDVSVLDGTSITPESLRSLDIQFVSGPFRIDTVAEVETITNTFGTRFRFPINAINVANPDQLPPPILSVQADLEDIAGNTRLVETTMTIDWQEPNPRYSASVVEGWSALRPEHGSTFDSDVPAVNPGQYVRVRVDVPRSSPLIVSQGYHRGGAFVVERRSSHAFLEPGTGIISWLVHDQIVTGPLTWSTSSVTEPHREALPSLRVVPSVSQFDADVARRGKWSLSNEHLGGIDTELETFRYRFVGEDEIDSTPITREDVATWSPLYSGAPLPTTGFQTVQFANSDGVSEIAPLRFASLPTHVKEFAIDEGKSILGITGTNLVRFDFETAEQLVTRSLSDVFDVPPFHDLGLTGGDWIESLIVIPMDSIAGQIELFDGLETPPSGSVLAIREESWVGTGVSLILDVDTLEPIGTVPTGDLNSALPEQPEFDFPYKLLINGDWIYHLSPYDSSVISRQLLSSFRYDRLVDDNRTARADLSRLDVTAELGTPADPSQPSINAGQRFRLEGEGFSWRSTLLVQPDDSGISESLEPWETDLTSILRPDRTGDDGTWAEYIFPESQLAVVKVVLQESGQVLPLQHVPSIRLPDRSGSWNTSPSIPPENRIPLRLGDIIISGTSDSYRLTVDGMEVSHLRMINARLKERFSPASNLRVQSEIVIENDFGRMKLELPQLRQPIGESWQIEAVDSFEPCVGGQIDYVQLDEGTVLAGSFVRLQMSPPNGRNGSEDAPANLSFQLWMDSDGNLAERVIDLPGKYADGWATFHLPLNARSGRLRVWGSEPNTRRMSDWSFRLEIAPTIVAQVGDSRQAGSTVLLAGNELGSMRWFIDDIPATSKPGPDVQRDELRSIELQVPEGVTKGVLRFERNDVAAISPPILPWWIGDPPSLLGDLTYPGLPATEDFRLIQWVDRTAADHHDAEPGDPWYYRRVYNLNGAVPSKTPNVIGKVEEGVLVESYVPRTNFDFWLFGPVGDTSLNWLLSPTLIDGIRASLNQPDDEIAPFDKTLEVLLSDQANGLLQLRDTSLHWGDQSWSRANMRFNAFNLSELPKGPMRLESDWGAFTFDFFESPALVETISNLTADHGTPADPSRPSVNAGQVINVSGDFINSGDNIYFSRQPGKYGQQDIATWTMGDGLHLRRPSNVPADSTHELRVPREAVTGWIRPGLAGSEMDLQIVPYLGRSTDAFYFDGVEVGDRLRLGQLMIELTQEDVQQRSIKLDLSSPRFRDVDPSQLEGSAQLTGRGGQSNEIPMPPILIAVQSPVSSMTLPSGITAIQAGQTVTVSGVNLNALRYIDFLTDGDNGDPSQYYRVHDFELVDSSQRSVRFVLPDVPSKLTWLSGGHEIQSRILTLDPFVVITPLL